In Rhodococcus pseudokoreensis, the DNA window TCACCATCATCCTGATCTACCTGGGCGCGATGCTCGCGTTCGGCTGGTGGGGCAAACGCCGCGCGAGCAACTCCAGCGAGTACCTCGTCGCAGGCAGGCGTCTCGGCGGATTCCTGTACACCAGCACGATGGCGGCCGTCGTCATCGGCGGCGCCTCCACCGTCGGCGGCGTCGGCCTCGGCTACAAGTACGGACTCTCCGGGATGTGGCTGGTCGTGTCGATCGCCGCCGGCGTCCTGCTGCTCAGCCTGCTCTTCGCCGCCCGGATCCAGCGCCTGAAGGTGTACACCGTCTCCGGCATGCTCAAACTCCGGTACGGCATCGACGCCACCGGCGCGTCCGGCCTCGTGATGATGGCGTACACGCTCATGCTCACCGTCACGTCCACGATCGCCTACGCCACCATCTTCAACGTGCTGTTCGGCTTCGACCGGACCCTGTCGGTGGTCCTCGGCGGTCTCATCGTCGTGGTTTACTCCGCGATGGGCGGCATGTGGTCGATCACGCTCACCGACGTCGTCCAGTTCGTCATCAAGACCATCGGCGTCTTCGTCCTGCTGCTCCCGTTCACCTGGAGCCAGGCCGGCGGGTACGCCGGCATCAAGGAGCGCGTCGGCGAACAGGCGCTGGGGCTCGGCACCATCGGCACCGGCACCATCGTCACGTTCTTCGTCGTCTACACCCTCGGCATCCTCATCGGACAGGACATCTGGCAGCGCGTGTTCACCGCGAAGTCGCCCGAGGTCGCGCGGTGGGGCGGCGTCACCGCCGGCGTCTACTGCCTGCTGTACGGCGTCGCGGGCGCACTGATCGGCCTGGCCGCGTCCGCGCTGATGCCGGACATCGGTTCGTCCGACGACGTGTACGCCGACGTCGCGGTCCACGTCCTGCCCGTCGGCCTCAGCGGCATCGTCCTCGCCGCCGCGGTGGCCGCGATGATGTCGACCGCGTCCGGCGCGCTGATCGCCACCGCCACGGTCGCCCGCCAGGACGTCCTGCCACTCGTCGCCCAGATCTTCGGCCGCACCCGGCCCGAACTCGACACGTCCGACCCGGAAGCCGACGTGCGCGGCAACCGCCTCTACGTGATCGTGATCGGCCTCGTCAGCATCGTGATCGCCGCGCTCATCAACGACATCGTCTCCGCGCTGACCATCGCCTACGACATCCTGGTCGGCGGACTCCTCGTCCCCATCCTCGGCGGGCTCGTCTGGAAGCGCGCCACGGGAACGGCCGCGATGGCGGCCATGGCGGTGGGCACCTTCGCGACCATCGCCACGATGTTCGTCGTCGGCGACGTCATGGCGAACGAACCGGTGTACGTCGGACTCGTCAGCGCGCTGGTGGTGTTCGTGGTGACCAGCCTGTTCACCGCACCCACCCCGGCGTACGTGATGTCCGTGTGGAACGCGCGGGTGTCGGGAAAAGCTGAAGAAGAGCCGGTTCCGGACTCGAGCGTCGCGAGCACTTCAGCACCGAGCGTCGCGAGCACTTCAGCACCGAGCGTCGCGAGCACTTCAGCACCGATAGCCTGAGTGGGATCAGCGCACGAGGGTGTGTGCGCAC includes these proteins:
- a CDS encoding sodium:solute symporter — its product is MDITIILIYLGAMLAFGWWGKRRASNSSEYLVAGRRLGGFLYTSTMAAVVIGGASTVGGVGLGYKYGLSGMWLVVSIAAGVLLLSLLFAARIQRLKVYTVSGMLKLRYGIDATGASGLVMMAYTLMLTVTSTIAYATIFNVLFGFDRTLSVVLGGLIVVVYSAMGGMWSITLTDVVQFVIKTIGVFVLLLPFTWSQAGGYAGIKERVGEQALGLGTIGTGTIVTFFVVYTLGILIGQDIWQRVFTAKSPEVARWGGVTAGVYCLLYGVAGALIGLAASALMPDIGSSDDVYADVAVHVLPVGLSGIVLAAAVAAMMSTASGALIATATVARQDVLPLVAQIFGRTRPELDTSDPEADVRGNRLYVIVIGLVSIVIAALINDIVSALTIAYDILVGGLLVPILGGLVWKRATGTAAMAAMAVGTFATIATMFVVGDVMANEPVYVGLVSALVVFVVTSLFTAPTPAYVMSVWNARVSGKAEEEPVPDSSVASTSAPSVASTSAPSVASTSAPIA